The following proteins are encoded in a genomic region of Mycolicibacterium confluentis:
- a CDS encoding glycosyltransferase: MGEDHQHRPHLHLPHLPRPHLPPHLSARTVLQGRSLKRLGVAAVLIAGLSVLAPGYLPVLLLTATALVYLVSTVDRNLLILKGLRSPSFVTISDEQALSIPDDELPVYTVLLPVYHEPKIVEDLINGVCRLDYPSDRLELLLLVEEDDTETQNALSSLPLENIRIVLVPHSMPKTKPKACNYGMLLPDRRGELVTIYDAEDIPDPLQLRRAVAAFRNLPEDVGCLQARLAYFNERQNLLTRWFSLEYDQWFGLVLPAVENAGCVVPLGGTSNHMPARVWHAVGGWDEFNVTEDADLGVRLARHGYKTLILDSTTLEEANSDVVNWIRQRSRWYKGYLQTTFVHLRHPLQLRREIGTVALLRLVNMTGAIPITSALNLVFWSTMLIWILGHPSMISTLFPPFTYYICLATFIIGTPLFIFIELIVAQVLGKPYLWWAALLIPLYWFLQSVAALKAIYQLIFRPFFWEKTVHGLAIPYSLQK; the protein is encoded by the coding sequence TGTGCTGCAAGGCAGGTCACTGAAGCGTCTGGGCGTGGCAGCGGTCCTCATCGCCGGTCTGAGCGTGTTGGCGCCCGGGTACCTTCCGGTCCTGTTGTTGACGGCGACGGCACTGGTGTACCTGGTGTCGACCGTCGACCGAAACCTTCTGATTCTCAAGGGACTTCGCTCCCCATCCTTCGTCACCATCAGCGACGAGCAGGCCTTGTCGATTCCCGACGACGAACTGCCCGTCTACACGGTGCTGCTGCCGGTCTACCACGAGCCCAAGATTGTGGAGGACCTGATCAACGGCGTCTGCCGACTCGACTACCCCAGCGACCGACTCGAACTGCTGCTGCTGGTGGAGGAGGACGACACCGAGACGCAGAACGCGCTGTCCAGCCTGCCGTTGGAGAACATCCGCATCGTCCTCGTGCCCCACAGCATGCCCAAGACCAAGCCGAAGGCCTGTAACTACGGGATGCTCCTCCCAGACCGCAGAGGTGAGCTGGTCACCATCTACGACGCCGAGGACATCCCCGACCCGCTGCAACTTCGGCGTGCGGTGGCGGCCTTCCGGAACCTGCCCGAGGACGTCGGGTGCCTGCAGGCTCGACTCGCCTATTTCAACGAACGCCAGAATCTGCTGACGCGTTGGTTCTCATTGGAATACGACCAGTGGTTCGGCCTGGTGCTGCCCGCGGTCGAGAACGCCGGCTGCGTCGTGCCTCTCGGCGGGACCTCCAACCACATGCCAGCCCGGGTCTGGCATGCGGTCGGCGGGTGGGACGAGTTCAACGTCACCGAGGACGCTGACCTCGGCGTCCGGTTGGCGCGACACGGGTACAAGACCCTGATCCTCGACTCCACCACTCTTGAAGAGGCCAATTCCGATGTCGTGAACTGGATCAGGCAGCGTTCCCGTTGGTACAAGGGTTACCTGCAGACCACGTTCGTCCACCTTCGTCACCCGCTGCAGTTGCGCCGGGAGATCGGCACCGTGGCCCTACTGAGGCTGGTCAACATGACCGGGGCGATTCCGATCACCAGCGCCCTGAACCTGGTCTTCTGGTCGACGATGCTGATCTGGATTCTCGGTCACCCCTCGATGATCTCGACGCTGTTCCCGCCGTTCACCTACTACATCTGCCTTGCCACCTTCATCATCGGGACGCCGCTGTTCATCTTCATCGAGCTGATCGTCGCGCAGGTGCTCGGCAAGCCGTACCTGTGGTGGGCGGCCCTGCTCATTCCGCTGTACTGGTTCCTGCAGTCGGTCGCCGCATTGAAGGCGATCTACCAGTTGATCTTCCGTCCGTTCTTCTGGGAGAAGACGGTGCACGGACTGGCCATTCCCTACTCGCTACAGAAATGA
- a CDS encoding ArnT family glycosyltransferase has translation MTIAASAPSAPTPAPVERPPHRPRRTVGLALFAGLTALYFAIGAVLVLRYNLFDPDSPSRVANAGYAVMSRHAHLSAIGFVWNPLPSLVQIPLMGLSHWWPALKTHGLAGVIQSSMFMAAAAVMIRRIALDRGLGTAWVWLAVGCFALQPAIIVYGASGMSEAAQMFCVLWAVRYLLLWVDSQWPGHLGWAGIALGVGYLARYELVPAVCGVMLLIAVLAWLRPPPGERLANLLLSVSIVAFPIVLSAAIWAITGWIVSDQLFATVSSQYGNESQVSAAASHGGPQGLAASSDWVVISARLLGMQPFVVIAVAGAVALTVLTRRVEHLVAVAAIGPMVLFTMWGQYSSLTFGWFRFYLMAVPLVLCIAMTCWRPGAERPTRWHTGTPVAKLGAVLISLSIAVGFPVTLLASADPRIGNQQLQFGLMSLIRDGDESSEGQWYRRLLVTDRTLADYFDRRNLPDGSVLMDSFVTWGVWLESDRPHQFVITSDYDFRAALNRPWDFGVRYIVAVNPTVTDADAVNRRYPTIWADGAGIGMLALTVYGATGDERFRVYEVIEPPSSVVDEPSASTG, from the coding sequence GTGACCATCGCCGCATCGGCGCCGAGCGCTCCGACCCCAGCCCCGGTGGAGCGCCCGCCGCACCGACCCCGACGCACAGTGGGCCTGGCACTGTTCGCCGGACTGACTGCGTTGTACTTCGCCATCGGCGCAGTGCTGGTCCTGCGCTACAACCTCTTCGATCCCGACTCCCCGAGTCGGGTGGCCAACGCGGGTTACGCGGTGATGAGTCGTCATGCGCATCTCTCGGCCATCGGGTTCGTCTGGAATCCCCTTCCCAGCCTCGTTCAGATTCCGCTGATGGGCCTGAGTCACTGGTGGCCGGCGCTCAAGACACACGGTCTGGCCGGTGTCATTCAAAGCTCGATGTTCATGGCCGCGGCCGCGGTGATGATCCGCCGGATCGCGCTGGACCGAGGGCTGGGTACCGCGTGGGTGTGGTTGGCAGTGGGATGTTTCGCGCTACAGCCGGCGATCATCGTCTACGGGGCATCCGGGATGAGCGAGGCGGCGCAGATGTTCTGCGTCCTGTGGGCGGTCCGCTACCTCCTGCTGTGGGTGGATTCCCAGTGGCCTGGACACCTCGGTTGGGCCGGAATCGCTTTGGGAGTCGGATATCTCGCCCGATACGAACTCGTCCCTGCCGTATGCGGGGTCATGCTGCTGATCGCCGTCCTCGCCTGGCTGCGCCCACCGCCGGGCGAACGGCTCGCGAACCTGCTGCTGTCCGTCAGCATCGTGGCCTTCCCGATCGTTCTGAGCGCGGCGATATGGGCGATCACCGGATGGATCGTCAGTGACCAGCTTTTCGCGACGGTCTCGTCGCAGTACGGCAACGAGAGTCAGGTGTCTGCCGCGGCAAGCCACGGCGGACCACAGGGCCTGGCAGCGTCCTCGGACTGGGTCGTGATCTCGGCCCGTCTGCTCGGCATGCAGCCGTTCGTCGTCATCGCGGTCGCCGGCGCGGTGGCACTCACCGTGCTTACCCGCAGGGTCGAACATCTGGTCGCAGTCGCCGCGATCGGCCCCATGGTCCTGTTCACGATGTGGGGTCAATACTCGTCGCTCACCTTCGGCTGGTTCAGGTTCTACCTGATGGCAGTCCCGCTGGTGCTGTGCATCGCGATGACCTGCTGGCGTCCCGGTGCCGAGCGGCCGACGCGATGGCACACCGGCACTCCGGTGGCGAAACTGGGCGCTGTGCTGATCTCGCTGTCGATTGCGGTCGGCTTCCCAGTGACGCTGCTGGCCTCCGCTGACCCGCGGATCGGCAACCAGCAGTTGCAGTTCGGCCTCATGTCGCTCATCCGCGACGGCGATGAATCCAGCGAGGGCCAGTGGTATCGGCGCCTCCTGGTCACCGACCGCACACTGGCCGACTACTTCGACCGACGGAACCTGCCGGACGGCTCGGTCCTCATGGACAGCTTCGTCACCTGGGGGGTCTGGTTGGAGTCCGACCGCCCCCACCAGTTCGTCATCACCAGTGACTACGACTTCAGGGCTGCCCTGAATCGGCCGTGGGACTTCGGAGTTCGATACATAGTCGCGGTCAATCCAACCGTGACCGACGCGGACGCCGTCAACCGGCGATACCCGACTATATGGGCCGACGGTGCCGGGATCGGAATGCTGGCGCTCACCGTCTACGGCGCCACCGGCGACGAGCGGTTTCGCGTCTATGAGGTCATCGAACCCCCCTCGTCGGTGGTCGACGAGCCGTCGGCGTCGACGGGGTGA
- a CDS encoding aspartate aminotransferase family protein has product MVSAQGFSNIMDSNSYSGGQGLDPDSESLIASRDRVLGPAYRLFYERPVHLVRGQGTRLFDAQDTPYLDAYNNVASVGHCHPRVVAAVTRQLGLLNTHTRYLHDGIVGYSQRLLQTMPDEVDQVMYACTGSEANDLALRVAHMATGATGVIITSDAYHGNTEAVTAISPSIGGATSVGAHVRTVPAPDAYRWGEETASRFLAAVEDAITDLRAAGYGCSALIVDTIFSSDGIHPDPTVLAPAVAAVRRAGGVFIADEVQPGFGRTGDGMWGFTRHGVTPDLVTMGKPMANGLPVAAMAARSEVLSAFARGVPYFNTFGGNPVSMAAAGAVLDVIEDEGLIDNAARVGEALRTELAALAADNPTIGEVRGAGLYIGVEVVDDAGVADRARAHTIVNAMREKRVLISVCGRDGNVLKIRPPLVFSSSDVDWFCSAFAAVLVG; this is encoded by the coding sequence ATGGTTTCCGCACAGGGGTTTTCCAACATCATGGATTCCAACAGCTACAGCGGTGGCCAGGGCCTCGATCCCGACTCCGAATCACTGATCGCCTCGCGCGATCGGGTGCTGGGCCCGGCGTACCGGCTGTTCTACGAACGGCCGGTACACCTGGTCCGCGGCCAGGGCACGCGGCTTTTCGACGCGCAGGACACGCCGTACCTGGACGCCTACAACAATGTCGCCAGCGTCGGGCACTGTCATCCGCGCGTGGTCGCCGCGGTGACGCGCCAGCTTGGACTGCTCAACACCCACACCCGCTATCTGCACGACGGCATCGTCGGCTACTCGCAGCGCCTGCTGCAGACCATGCCCGACGAGGTCGACCAGGTGATGTATGCGTGTACCGGTTCGGAGGCCAACGACCTCGCCCTGCGCGTGGCGCACATGGCCACGGGCGCAACAGGAGTGATCATCACCAGCGACGCCTACCACGGCAACACCGAAGCGGTGACCGCGATTTCGCCGTCGATCGGCGGGGCGACCAGCGTCGGCGCCCATGTGCGCACGGTGCCGGCGCCGGACGCGTACCGGTGGGGGGAGGAGACCGCGTCGCGGTTCCTGGCCGCTGTCGAGGACGCCATCACCGATTTGCGGGCCGCCGGTTACGGGTGCAGTGCGTTGATCGTCGACACCATCTTCTCCTCGGACGGCATCCATCCGGATCCAACGGTGCTGGCCCCCGCGGTGGCCGCGGTGCGCAGGGCCGGCGGGGTGTTCATCGCCGACGAGGTCCAGCCGGGATTCGGCCGGACCGGTGACGGAATGTGGGGATTCACCCGCCACGGCGTGACGCCCGATCTCGTGACTATGGGCAAGCCGATGGCCAATGGACTGCCGGTGGCGGCGATGGCCGCGCGGTCGGAGGTGTTGTCGGCGTTTGCGCGCGGCGTGCCCTACTTCAACACCTTCGGTGGTAACCCGGTGTCGATGGCCGCCGCCGGCGCCGTGTTGGACGTGATCGAGGACGAGGGCCTGATCGACAACGCCGCACGGGTCGGCGAAGCGTTGCGCACCGAACTGGCCGCGCTGGCGGCCGACAACCCGACCATCGGCGAGGTGCGCGGCGCGGGGTTGTACATCGGTGTCGAAGTGGTCGACGACGCAGGCGTGGCCGATCGCGCGAGGGCCCACACGATCGTCAATGCCATGCGGGAGAAGCGCGTGCTGATCTCGGTGTGTGGGCGGGACGGCAATGTGCTGAAGATCAGGCCGCCGCTGGTGTTCTCGTCCTCGGACGTGGACTGGTTCTGCTCGGCGTTTGCGGCGGTGCTGGTGGGCTGA
- a CDS encoding APC family permease, translated as MSETIDTPSAGSGSPGSSASVQRLKPNAVGLVGVLFMAVATAAPITAMVGNVPIAVGFGNGAYAPAGYFVATIVLTLFAIGYAAMSRHITATGAFYGYISHGLGRIVGLGAGFLTALAYMVFEASLIGIFSFFGNDLFKSFFGVDVPWIVFAVVMLAVNTVLTYFDINLAAKVLGVFLITEIIMLALMAGSVLFTGGGPQGWSWGSLNPLNGFTSLSGEVAGTDGSMITVAGSAGVGLFFAFWSWVGFESSAMYGEESRNPKKIIPIAVVSSVVGIGVFYVLVSWLAIVGTGPENAVALAQDASTAGDIFFTPVHEHFGMWAVDMFKILLMTGSFACGMAFHNCAARYLYALGRENVVPGMRRTIGATHPVHGSPHIAGFVQTGFATVVVLFFDLTGRDPYTGLYGLMALLGTTAIMIVQALAAFSVISYFHVHKNHPETAHWFKTFLAPLLGGLGMAYVIYLLTKNASFAAGAAAGDWVFSAIPFVVGAVGVAGIVLAIYLKYKDPQRYSDLGRTVLEEAHER; from the coding sequence ATGAGCGAGACCATCGACACCCCTTCCGCTGGATCCGGTTCTCCCGGATCCAGCGCATCCGTACAACGACTCAAACCCAACGCCGTGGGCCTGGTCGGCGTGCTCTTCATGGCCGTGGCCACGGCCGCACCGATCACCGCGATGGTCGGAAACGTGCCCATCGCAGTCGGTTTCGGAAACGGTGCGTACGCCCCGGCGGGATATTTCGTCGCGACGATCGTCCTGACCCTGTTCGCCATCGGCTACGCCGCCATGAGCAGGCACATCACGGCGACCGGTGCGTTCTATGGATACATCTCGCACGGCCTGGGCCGAATCGTCGGTCTGGGCGCGGGATTCCTCACCGCACTGGCGTACATGGTGTTCGAGGCGTCCCTGATCGGCATCTTCTCGTTCTTCGGCAACGATCTCTTCAAGTCGTTCTTCGGGGTTGATGTGCCATGGATCGTGTTCGCGGTCGTGATGCTCGCGGTCAACACGGTGCTGACCTACTTCGACATCAACCTCGCGGCCAAGGTGCTCGGAGTCTTCCTGATCACCGAGATCATCATGCTCGCGCTGATGGCGGGTTCGGTGCTGTTCACCGGAGGTGGCCCGCAGGGTTGGTCGTGGGGATCGCTCAACCCGCTGAACGGTTTCACGAGCCTGTCCGGTGAGGTCGCGGGAACCGACGGCAGCATGATCACGGTCGCGGGATCCGCCGGTGTCGGCCTGTTCTTCGCCTTCTGGTCGTGGGTGGGATTCGAGTCGTCGGCCATGTACGGCGAGGAGTCCCGCAACCCGAAGAAGATCATCCCGATCGCGGTGGTCAGTTCGGTCGTCGGCATCGGCGTGTTCTACGTGCTGGTGTCGTGGTTGGCGATCGTCGGGACCGGCCCGGAGAACGCCGTCGCCCTGGCGCAGGACGCGTCGACCGCCGGCGACATCTTCTTCACGCCCGTGCACGAACACTTCGGCATGTGGGCCGTCGACATGTTCAAGATCCTGCTGATGACCGGATCGTTCGCGTGTGGCATGGCGTTCCACAACTGCGCCGCGCGCTATCTGTACGCCCTGGGCCGTGAGAATGTCGTCCCGGGTATGCGCCGGACCATCGGAGCCACGCACCCGGTGCACGGATCGCCCCACATCGCCGGGTTCGTGCAGACCGGATTCGCGACGGTGGTGGTGCTGTTCTTCGACCTCACCGGCCGCGACCCGTACACGGGCCTGTATGGCCTGATGGCCCTGCTCGGCACGACGGCCATCATGATCGTGCAGGCACTGGCTGCGTTCTCGGTGATCTCGTACTTCCACGTGCACAAGAACCATCCCGAGACCGCGCACTGGTTCAAGACGTTCCTGGCGCCGCTTCTCGGCGGTCTCGGCATGGCGTACGTGATCTACCTGTTGACCAAGAACGCGTCGTTCGCGGCCGGGGCGGCCGCGGGTGACTGGGTCTTCAGCGCCATCCCGTTTGTGGTCGGCGCGGTGGGTGTGGCCGGTATCGTGTTGGCCATCTACCTCAAATATAAAGATCCGCAGCGCTATTCGGATCTGGGCCGGACCGTTCTGGAGGAGGCGCACGAACGGTGA